A stretch of the Streptomyces sp. WMMB303 genome encodes the following:
- the mshD gene encoding mycothiol synthase, with translation MSDVDVVDEVSADDVREVQALIDAAAREDGQPAVSEQGRLQLRGGSRPGVRHLLLRGGDGALSGYAQLEDTDPVEAPAGELVVAPTRRGNGYGRRLGQALLEQSGRRLRVWAHGGHPAARHLAQSLGMTLFRELRQLRRPLAGLELPDPVLPDGVTVRAFRPGEDDAAWLALNAAAFAHHPEQGTLTRRDLDDRKAEPWFDPVGFFLAERDGKLVGFHWTKVHSAEELGEVYVLGVDPGEQGGGLGKALTTIGLRYLADERGLPTAMLYVDADNGAAVRVYEGLGFRTHETDLMYRTET, from the coding sequence ATGAGTGACGTGGATGTTGTGGACGAGGTGTCCGCGGACGACGTGCGGGAGGTCCAGGCGCTGATCGACGCCGCGGCGCGGGAGGACGGCCAGCCGGCCGTCTCCGAACAGGGCAGGCTGCAGCTGCGCGGCGGCTCCCGCCCGGGTGTGCGCCATCTGCTGCTGCGCGGCGGCGACGGCGCGCTGTCCGGCTACGCGCAGTTGGAGGACACCGACCCGGTGGAGGCTCCGGCCGGGGAGCTCGTCGTCGCACCCACACGCCGCGGCAACGGCTACGGCCGCAGGCTGGGGCAGGCCCTGCTGGAGCAGTCCGGGCGGCGGCTGCGGGTCTGGGCGCACGGCGGCCATCCCGCGGCGCGGCACTTGGCGCAGAGCCTGGGGATGACCCTCTTCCGTGAGCTGCGCCAGCTGCGGCGCCCGCTGGCCGGACTGGAGCTGCCCGATCCGGTGCTGCCGGACGGGGTGACCGTACGGGCCTTCCGGCCCGGCGAGGACGACGCGGCCTGGCTGGCGCTGAACGCCGCCGCTTTCGCGCACCATCCCGAGCAGGGCACCCTCACCCGGCGCGATCTCGACGACCGGAAGGCCGAGCCCTGGTTCGACCCGGTCGGTTTCTTCCTCGCCGAGCGGGACGGGAAGCTGGTCGGCTTCCACTGGACGAAGGTGCACTCGGCGGAGGAGCTGGGCGAGGTCTACGTCCTCGGTGTCGACCCCGGCGAGCAGGGCGGCGGTCTCGGCAAGGCCCTCACCACCATCGGTCTGCGGTATCTGGCCGACGAGCGGGGCCTGCCGACCGCGATGCTCTACGTCGACGCCGACAACGGGGCCGCGGTGCGGGTCTACGAGGGGCTGGGCTTCCGCACCCACGAGACGGATCTGATGTACCGCACCGAGACCTGA
- a CDS encoding helix-turn-helix domain-containing protein, translating to MLNLRHLTTGPHPVLRSPDSPGRPGRPERPGSSGPPEPAVGGTPAPTTAQHIDDAVACDARWRLPADAPRMRAGLAVLPTGPEGAVPDCAATALRELVRAGVIAVVLAPAAAPAGQEAATAAGVQALVPAEPWDAEETLRRVLRRQLAAERENARSTAQVLALAASALERTEGPARLLRQVAAVIGGPVTLVEPGHPEWERLAAEQRRALEEVRCGRLHSAAVPFGDQELVLHPVGGDRPHRVLAALRSGGWPPHLRQLLAHTAGQVALLDRAMRHHRDREVLRTALRGVRVSVLQYLMLGNWEGAVRVAEPLARLGAAEYGVGEVLAAARGVVAVVQRAPREDREQTAAACEQAVGDGGLVVLCPADPRHVIVVLPQDPDGSTPVALLHPVVGQRPGRLAGVSGPLPWSQTGLAYEAAVRALTAARDDPEGIVRDAGASSLLASLSPRARVWAHQVCAGLRKLTEEQRSQAVPTARRALSYGALRAGRLLGVDRTTANKRLRLVLEAMGLDHRQVAHRAVADLAFQLADLPLPPDLAPQAAPELRVLLRESPVVDRATRELTVLEQADDPAPLLAAWLTHNCHASATATALGMHRNTLAARLSALGALLRLPLGEQGAAPHQVLLLMVSAGRLPVTVVPDPARPGS from the coding sequence ATGCTGAACCTCCGCCACCTGACCACCGGCCCCCACCCGGTCCTGCGCTCCCCGGACTCCCCGGGCCGCCCCGGCCGTCCGGAGCGGCCGGGCTCCTCCGGCCCACCCGAACCGGCCGTCGGCGGCACCCCGGCACCGACGACCGCGCAGCACATCGACGACGCCGTGGCCTGCGATGCGCGCTGGCGACTGCCCGCGGACGCGCCCCGGATGCGGGCAGGGCTGGCCGTTCTGCCCACCGGCCCCGAGGGGGCGGTGCCGGACTGCGCCGCCACGGCGCTGCGGGAACTCGTCCGCGCGGGCGTGATCGCGGTGGTGCTCGCGCCCGCAGCGGCCCCCGCCGGCCAGGAGGCCGCCACAGCGGCAGGGGTGCAGGCCCTCGTGCCCGCAGAACCCTGGGACGCCGAGGAGACCCTGCGCCGCGTGCTGCGGAGACAACTGGCGGCCGAGCGGGAGAACGCCCGCTCCACCGCACAGGTGCTGGCCCTCGCCGCGTCCGCGCTGGAGCGGACGGAGGGACCGGCGCGACTGCTGCGGCAGGTGGCCGCTGTCATCGGCGGTCCGGTGACCCTGGTCGAGCCGGGGCACCCCGAATGGGAGCGGCTGGCCGCCGAGCAGCGCCGGGCCCTGGAAGAGGTGCGGTGCGGGCGGCTCCACTCGGCTGCCGTGCCGTTCGGTGACCAGGAGTTGGTGCTGCACCCGGTCGGAGGCGACCGGCCGCACCGGGTGCTGGCCGCGCTGCGTTCCGGTGGCTGGCCGCCGCACCTGCGACAGCTGCTGGCCCACACGGCGGGGCAGGTGGCCTTGCTGGACCGCGCGATGCGGCACCACCGGGACCGCGAGGTGCTGCGTACCGCCCTGCGGGGCGTACGGGTGTCCGTGCTGCAGTACCTGATGCTGGGGAACTGGGAGGGCGCCGTACGGGTCGCCGAACCGCTGGCCCGGCTGGGCGCCGCCGAGTACGGCGTCGGCGAGGTGCTGGCCGCCGCACGCGGAGTGGTGGCCGTGGTGCAACGCGCGCCGCGGGAGGACCGCGAGCAGACCGCCGCGGCCTGCGAACAGGCCGTGGGCGACGGGGGGCTGGTCGTCCTGTGTCCCGCGGATCCACGGCACGTCATCGTGGTGCTTCCGCAGGACCCGGACGGCAGCACACCGGTGGCGCTGCTGCACCCGGTGGTGGGACAGCGGCCCGGACGTCTCGCCGGGGTCTCGGGGCCCCTGCCCTGGTCGCAGACCGGCCTGGCCTACGAGGCCGCGGTGCGGGCGCTGACAGCCGCGCGGGACGACCCGGAGGGCATCGTCCGGGACGCCGGCGCTTCCTCGCTCCTGGCGTCGCTCTCCCCGCGGGCACGTGTGTGGGCCCACCAGGTCTGTGCCGGACTGCGGAAACTCACCGAGGAGCAGCGCTCGCAGGCGGTACCGACCGCCCGCCGCGCGCTGTCCTACGGAGCGCTGCGCGCGGGCCGGCTGCTCGGCGTCGACCGCACCACGGCCAACAAGCGGCTCCGACTGGTACTGGAGGCGATGGGGCTCGACCACCGGCAGGTCGCACACCGTGCGGTGGCCGACCTCGCCTTCCAGCTCGCCGATCTGCCGCTCCCGCCGGACCTCGCACCGCAGGCGGCTCCCGAGCTGCGGGTGCTGCTGCGGGAGTCGCCGGTCGTGGACCGGGCTACGCGCGAGCTGACCGTACTGGAGCAGGCGGACGACCCGGCGCCGCTGCTGGCCGCCTGGCTCACGCACAACTGCCACGCGAGCGCGACGGCAACGGCGCTGGGAATGCACCGGAACACCCTCGCGGCCCGGCTCTCGGCGCTGGGCGCGCTGCTGCGGCTGCCGCTGGGCGAGCAGGGAGCAGCGCCTCACCAGGTACTGTTGCTGATGGTGTCCGCAGGCCGACTCCCGGTCACCGTCGTACCCGATCCGGCGAGGCCGGGGAGCTGA
- a CDS encoding response regulator transcription factor, whose amino-acid sequence MSSLLLLTNALQPSSEVLPALGLLLHNVRVAPAEGPALVDAPSADVILVDGRRDLPQVRSLCQLLRSTGPGCPLMLIVTEGGLAAVTAEWGVDDVLLETAGPAEVEARLRLATGRCQLTADDSPMEIRNGDLSVDEATYSAKLKGRVLDLTFKEFELLKFLAQHPGRVFTRAQLLQEVWGYDYFGGTRTVDVHVRRLRAKLGPEHEALIGTVRNVGYRFVSPEKAEAPPAAEPASGAGSVADAAERVTREAASSSRRGGD is encoded by the coding sequence ATGAGTTCACTGCTGCTCCTCACCAACGCACTCCAGCCCTCTTCGGAGGTGCTGCCCGCGCTGGGGCTCCTCCTGCACAACGTGCGCGTCGCCCCCGCCGAGGGACCCGCGCTGGTGGACGCGCCGTCCGCCGACGTGATCCTCGTCGACGGCCGGCGCGACCTGCCGCAGGTGCGCTCCCTGTGCCAGCTCCTGCGCTCCACCGGACCCGGCTGCCCGCTGATGCTGATCGTGACGGAGGGCGGGCTCGCCGCCGTCACGGCTGAGTGGGGGGTGGACGACGTCCTGCTGGAGACCGCGGGACCCGCCGAGGTGGAGGCCCGGCTGCGGCTGGCGACCGGCCGCTGCCAGCTCACCGCGGACGACAGCCCGATGGAGATCCGCAACGGGGACCTGTCGGTCGACGAGGCGACCTACAGCGCGAAGCTGAAGGGCCGGGTCCTGGACCTGACCTTCAAGGAGTTCGAGCTGCTGAAGTTCCTCGCCCAGCATCCGGGCCGGGTGTTCACCCGCGCCCAGCTCCTCCAGGAGGTGTGGGGCTACGACTACTTCGGCGGCACCCGCACCGTCGATGTCCATGTCCGGCGGCTGCGCGCCAAGCTGGGGCCGGAGCACGAGGCCCTGATCGGGACGGTCCGCAACGTCGGGTACCGCTTCGTCTCGCCGGAGAAGGCGGAGGCCCCGCCCGCCGCGGAGCCCGCCTCCGGTGCCGGGTCCGTCGCGGACGCGGCGGAGCGCGTGACCCGCGAGGCGGCGTCCTCGTCCCGGCGCGGCGGCGACTGA
- a CDS encoding LacI family DNA-binding transcriptional regulator has protein sequence MAKVTRDDVARVAGTSTAVVSYVINNGPRPVAPATRERVLAAIKELGYRPDRVAQAMASRRTDLIGLIVPDARQPFFAEMSHAVERAAAERGKMVLVGNSDYLDEREVHYLRAFLGMRVSGLILISSGPSEHAAAEIDAWDSRVVLMHRRPEAIDDVAVVLDDVGGAQLAVRHLLEHGHEAVACLGGVEETPVLGDPVTDHVVGWERAMREAGRSTEGQLFQSPYNRYDTYQRSLELLRGPDRPTALFCATDDQAIGVLRAARELGIDVPGELAVAGFDDVKEAALTDPPLTTVGSDREAMAKAAVDLVLDDSLRIPGTRNGGVPGSKGRVRQFPSGLVIRRSCGCDPA, from the coding sequence GTGGCCAAGGTGACGCGGGACGACGTGGCGAGGGTGGCGGGGACCTCGACAGCCGTTGTCAGCTATGTGATCAACAACGGTCCCCGGCCGGTCGCCCCGGCGACCCGGGAGCGGGTGCTCGCCGCCATCAAGGAGCTGGGGTACCGGCCCGACCGCGTGGCCCAGGCCATGGCGTCCCGGCGGACGGACCTCATAGGGCTGATCGTCCCGGACGCCCGCCAGCCGTTCTTCGCGGAGATGTCGCACGCCGTCGAACGTGCCGCGGCCGAGCGCGGAAAGATGGTCCTGGTCGGCAACTCGGACTATCTGGACGAGCGCGAGGTGCACTATCTGCGCGCCTTCCTCGGTATGCGGGTCTCCGGCCTCATCCTCATCAGCTCCGGCCCCAGCGAACACGCGGCCGCGGAGATCGACGCGTGGGACTCGCGCGTCGTGCTGATGCACCGGAGACCCGAGGCCATCGACGATGTCGCCGTCGTCCTCGACGACGTGGGCGGCGCCCAGTTGGCCGTCCGGCACCTGCTGGAGCACGGCCACGAGGCGGTGGCCTGCCTCGGCGGCGTGGAGGAGACCCCGGTGCTCGGCGACCCGGTCACCGACCACGTCGTGGGGTGGGAGCGGGCCATGCGGGAGGCGGGCAGGTCCACCGAGGGGCAGCTCTTCCAGTCCCCGTACAACCGGTACGACACCTATCAGCGCTCCCTGGAGCTGCTGCGCGGCCCCGACCGTCCGACGGCGCTGTTCTGCGCCACCGACGACCAGGCCATCGGGGTGCTGCGGGCCGCGCGTGAGCTGGGCATCGACGTGCCCGGCGAGCTGGCCGTCGCGGGGTTCGACGACGTCAAGGAGGCGGCGCTGACCGATCCGCCGCTGACCACCGTCGGCTCGGACCGTGAGGCGATGGCGAAGGCCGCCGTCGACCTGGTGCTGGACGACTCGCTGCGGATCCCCGGGACGCGCAACGGCGGCGTCCCCGGCAGCAAGGGCCGCGTCCGGCAGTTCCCGTCCGGACTGGTGATCCGCCGCTCCTGCGGCTGCGATCCGGCCTGA
- a CDS encoding RNA degradosome polyphosphate kinase, with translation MTQQPQSPVGSIAAHRLSSPTEPGSVPGAGPGLGLDPDLDSDPDVYEGGGDRLDDESAVGLPADRFLDRERSWLAFNERVLELAEDLKTPLLERANFLAIFSGNLDEFFMVRVAGLKRRIATGVATRSAAGLKPREVLEGIWERARELMERHAACYQQDIAPALAAEGLHLLRWAELTDKEQARLLTLFRQQIYPVLTPLAVDPAHPFPYISGLSLNLAVVVRNPVSGHNHFARVKVPPLLPRFLEASPQRYVPLEDVIAAHLEELFPGMEVLAHHMFRVTRNEDLEVEEDDAENLLQALEKELMRRRFGPPVRLEVEESIDPYVLDLLIRELKVGESEVFPLPGPLDLTGLSGIVAAMDRPELKYPKFVAGTHRDLAEVESASAPDIFAALRRRDVLLHHPYDSFSTSVQAFLEQAAADPDVLAIKQTLYRTSGDSPIVDALIDAAESGKQVLVLVELKARFDEQANIKWARKLEEAGCHVVYGLVGLKTHCKLSLVVRQEGEVLRRYAHVGTGNYHPKTARLYEDLGLLTADQEVGADLSDLFNRLSGYSRRETYRRLLVAPRSLRDGLVARIQREIEHHRAGREAAIRIKVNSIVDETVCDALYRASAAGVPVDVWVRGICALRPGVPELSENIRVRSVLGRFLEHSRVFSFRNGGEPEVWLGSADMMHRNLDRRIEALVRVTDPGHRASLDRLLVTGMSDATDSWHLGPDGVWTRHARAAEEDGGQRLANVQEMLIEGRRRKRGPAAT, from the coding sequence ATGACCCAGCAGCCGCAGTCCCCGGTCGGCTCGATCGCGGCCCACCGCCTCAGCTCACCCACCGAACCCGGCAGCGTCCCGGGGGCCGGCCCCGGCCTGGGCCTGGACCCCGACCTCGACTCCGACCCGGACGTGTACGAGGGCGGCGGAGACCGGCTGGACGACGAGTCCGCCGTCGGCCTGCCCGCCGACCGCTTCCTGGACCGGGAGCGCAGCTGGCTGGCCTTCAACGAACGGGTGCTCGAACTCGCCGAGGACCTGAAGACGCCGCTGCTGGAACGGGCGAACTTCCTGGCGATCTTCTCCGGGAACCTGGACGAGTTCTTCATGGTCCGCGTCGCGGGCCTCAAGCGCCGGATCGCGACCGGCGTGGCCACCCGCAGCGCGGCGGGGCTCAAGCCGCGCGAGGTGCTGGAGGGCATCTGGGAGCGCGCGCGGGAGCTCATGGAGCGGCACGCCGCCTGCTACCAGCAGGACATCGCCCCCGCGCTGGCCGCCGAGGGGCTGCACCTGCTGCGCTGGGCGGAGCTCACGGACAAGGAGCAGGCCCGGCTGCTGACCCTCTTCCGGCAGCAGATCTACCCCGTGCTGACCCCGCTGGCCGTCGACCCGGCCCACCCCTTCCCCTACATCTCGGGGCTGTCGCTCAACCTGGCGGTGGTCGTCCGCAACCCCGTCAGCGGGCACAACCACTTCGCGCGGGTGAAGGTGCCGCCGCTGCTGCCGCGGTTCCTGGAGGCGTCGCCGCAGCGCTACGTGCCGCTGGAGGACGTGATCGCCGCGCACCTGGAGGAGCTGTTCCCGGGGATGGAGGTGCTCGCGCACCACATGTTCCGGGTGACGCGCAACGAGGACCTGGAGGTCGAGGAGGACGACGCGGAGAACCTCCTGCAGGCCCTGGAGAAGGAGCTGATGCGGCGCCGGTTCGGCCCGCCGGTGCGCCTGGAGGTCGAGGAGTCCATCGACCCCTACGTCCTGGACCTGCTCATCCGGGAGCTGAAGGTCGGCGAGTCGGAGGTCTTCCCGCTGCCCGGGCCGCTCGACCTGACGGGGCTGTCCGGGATCGTCGCCGCCATGGACCGGCCGGAGCTGAAGTATCCGAAGTTCGTGGCCGGTACCCACCGGGACCTCGCGGAGGTCGAGTCGGCCTCGGCGCCCGACATCTTCGCCGCGCTGCGCCGCCGCGACGTACTGCTGCACCACCCCTACGACTCGTTCTCCACCTCCGTGCAGGCGTTCCTGGAGCAGGCCGCCGCCGACCCGGACGTGCTGGCCATCAAGCAGACGCTGTACCGCACCTCGGGCGACTCGCCCATCGTGGACGCGCTCATCGACGCCGCCGAGTCCGGCAAGCAGGTGCTCGTCCTGGTCGAACTCAAGGCGCGCTTCGACGAGCAGGCCAACATCAAGTGGGCCCGGAAGCTGGAGGAGGCGGGGTGCCACGTCGTCTACGGGCTGGTCGGACTGAAGACCCACTGCAAACTGTCGCTGGTGGTGCGCCAGGAGGGCGAGGTGCTGCGCCGGTACGCGCACGTGGGCACCGGCAACTACCACCCCAAGACAGCCAGACTCTACGAGGACCTGGGGCTGCTGACCGCCGACCAAGAGGTCGGCGCGGACCTGTCCGACCTGTTCAACCGGCTGTCGGGCTACTCGCGGCGGGAGACCTACCGCAGGCTGCTGGTCGCCCCGCGCTCCCTGCGGGACGGACTCGTCGCCCGGATCCAGCGGGAGATCGAGCACCACCGGGCCGGGCGCGAGGCCGCCATCCGCATCAAGGTCAACTCGATCGTCGACGAGACGGTGTGCGATGCCCTCTACCGCGCCTCGGCTGCGGGCGTGCCGGTGGACGTATGGGTGCGCGGCATCTGCGCGCTGCGGCCCGGCGTACCGGAGTTGAGCGAGAACATCCGGGTGCGCAGCGTGCTGGGCCGGTTCCTGGAGCACTCGCGGGTGTTCTCCTTCCGGAACGGCGGCGAGCCGGAAGTGTGGCTGGGCAGCGCCGACATGATGCACCGCAACCTCGACCGGCGGATCGAGGCGCTGGTGCGGGTGACCGATCCCGGGCACCGCGCCTCGCTCGACCGGCTGCTGGTCACCGGGATGTCGGACGCCACGGACTCCTGGCATCTGGGACCGGACGGGGTGTGGACGCGGCACGCCCGGGCCGCCGAGGAGGACGGCGGGCAGCGACTGGCGAACGTGCAGGAAATGCTGATCGAGGGGCGGCGGCGGAAACGTGGTCCGGCCGCGACGTGA
- a CDS encoding HAMP domain-containing sensor histidine kinase, producing MPLRGRLALLAATTVALAVAACALACWFLVRAQLLNSLDDSLRESSVAPGAVVDRVQSGQCTPPDQPAPNPFGATVQVVDPSGGNCVIVGRKLDVTDADVRVAEQRHGEALHTARAADGTEYRVRTTSVAGTGLAVSVARPMAELQESLRKLALILTLVGGAGVLGAAGAGVALARAGLRPVDRLTGAVEHIARTEDLAVRIPVDGHDEIARLSRSFNAMTEALASSRELQQQLIADAGHELRTPLTSLRTNIDLLVRSEETGRALPEEDRRELLSSVQAQMAELAELIGDLQELSRPQAVPHAAEGTGADPGGADAPGGPGGSAAPPRASVVGLHEIVERAVERARPRGPRLTLTTDLAPWWVRADAAALERSVVNLLDNALKFSPAGGSVHVVLRDGVLTVRDRGPGVPAEEIPHVFDRFWRSPSARSLPGSGLGLSIVARTVRQSGGDVRLQPPADGGPGTEAVLRLPGAPTPPPSEQPG from the coding sequence ATGCCGCTGCGCGGCCGGCTGGCGCTGCTGGCCGCGACGACGGTGGCGCTGGCGGTCGCCGCGTGCGCGCTGGCCTGCTGGTTCCTGGTGCGCGCCCAGTTGCTCAACTCGCTGGACGACTCGCTGCGGGAGAGCTCCGTGGCGCCCGGTGCCGTCGTCGACCGGGTGCAGTCCGGCCAGTGCACCCCGCCCGACCAGCCGGCGCCCAACCCCTTCGGCGCCACCGTGCAGGTCGTGGACCCGTCCGGCGGGAACTGTGTGATCGTCGGCAGGAAGCTGGACGTCACCGACGCCGACGTGCGGGTGGCCGAACAGCGCCACGGCGAGGCCCTGCACACGGCCCGAGCCGCGGACGGCACCGAGTACCGGGTCCGCACCACGTCGGTCGCGGGCACCGGGCTGGCGGTGTCGGTGGCGCGGCCGATGGCCGAGCTCCAGGAGTCGCTGCGCAAGCTCGCACTGATCCTCACCCTGGTGGGCGGTGCGGGCGTGCTGGGCGCGGCGGGCGCCGGCGTCGCGCTGGCCCGCGCCGGGCTGCGACCCGTGGACCGGCTCACCGGGGCCGTGGAGCACATCGCCCGGACCGAGGACCTGGCGGTGCGCATCCCGGTCGACGGGCACGACGAGATCGCCCGGCTGTCCCGGTCCTTCAACGCCATGACCGAGGCGCTGGCCTCCTCGCGCGAGCTCCAGCAGCAACTCATCGCCGACGCCGGGCACGAACTGCGCACCCCGCTCACCTCGCTGCGCACCAACATCGACCTGCTGGTCCGCAGCGAGGAGACCGGGCGGGCGCTGCCCGAGGAGGACCGCAGGGAGCTGCTCTCCTCGGTACAGGCGCAGATGGCCGAGCTGGCCGAGCTGATCGGCGACCTCCAGGAGCTCTCCCGCCCGCAGGCGGTACCGCACGCCGCGGAGGGAACGGGCGCCGATCCGGGCGGCGCCGACGCCCCCGGTGGGCCGGGCGGTTCCGCTGCCCCGCCCCGGGCCTCGGTGGTCGGGCTGCACGAGATCGTGGAGCGCGCCGTTGAGCGGGCCCGGCCGCGGGGGCCGCGGCTGACGCTGACGACCGACCTCGCCCCCTGGTGGGTACGGGCCGACGCGGCGGCGTTGGAGCGTTCGGTGGTCAACCTGCTGGACAACGCGCTCAAGTTCAGCCCGGCGGGCGGCAGCGTGCACGTCGTGCTGCGGGACGGGGTGCTGACCGTCCGCGACCGGGGGCCCGGCGTTCCGGCCGAGGAGATCCCGCACGTCTTCGACCGCTTCTGGCGCTCCCCCTCGGCGCGGAGCCTGCCCGGTTCCGGCCTCGGGCTGTCGATCGTGGCCCGCACGGTGCGGCAGAGCGGCGGCGACGTGCGGCTCCAGCCCCCCGCGGACGGCGGTCCGGGGACCGAGGCGGTGTTGCGGCTGCCCGGTGCCCCCACCCCGCCACCGTCCGAACAGCCCGGCTGA
- a CDS encoding trypsin-like peptidase domain-containing protein: MDNFERQTPHGTYGPQGGEPPYGTQPPQAPSEAHGTRPPQSPHPGYPHRAGQQSQAPFGAVPPPPAAPPQAAFAAGSGAPGASGGPAEPGAGGAEGAASEAGSGRPHRRRMRQPAALLTAVAVAAAVIGGGTAFGMERLLGGHGGTSSAAPAVGGSNATAKGVVSDVVRSVQDSVVEIKATSGSGESTGSGVVITKGGQIITNNHVVSGADTVKVSFNSGRTADAEVVGTDPDKDLALLEVAGQDDLQPARLGDSGAVGVGDQVVAIGSPEGLSGTVTSGIVSAKDREVKVPKEDGGQRGLPGGNGGGSGGQEWPFEFDGGQYNGGVQGETTTYKAIQTDASLNPGNSGGPLFNMAGQVIGINSAIFSSGSGQGQTSQASAGSVGLGFAIPVDDVKKDLDALRQGGA, encoded by the coding sequence ATGGACAACTTCGAGCGGCAGACCCCGCACGGCACGTACGGCCCTCAGGGTGGCGAGCCCCCGTACGGCACCCAGCCCCCGCAGGCACCCTCCGAGGCGCACGGCACCCGGCCCCCGCAGAGCCCGCACCCGGGGTATCCGCACCGGGCCGGGCAGCAGTCGCAGGCGCCTTTCGGAGCCGTACCGCCGCCCCCGGCCGCGCCGCCGCAGGCCGCCTTCGCCGCGGGGTCCGGCGCCCCCGGCGCGTCGGGTGGCCCGGCGGAGCCCGGTGCGGGCGGTGCCGAGGGTGCGGCCTCCGAGGCCGGGTCCGGGCGCCCGCACCGCCGCCGGATGCGGCAGCCCGCGGCGCTGCTGACGGCGGTCGCCGTGGCAGCGGCCGTGATCGGCGGAGGGACCGCCTTCGGCATGGAGCGGCTGCTCGGCGGGCACGGCGGGACGAGTTCCGCGGCGCCCGCGGTCGGCGGCAGCAACGCGACGGCGAAGGGTGTGGTCTCCGATGTGGTGCGCAGCGTCCAGGACAGCGTGGTGGAGATCAAGGCGACCAGCGGTTCGGGGGAGTCGACCGGTTCCGGCGTCGTCATCACCAAGGGCGGTCAGATCATCACCAACAACCACGTCGTCTCCGGCGCCGACACCGTGAAGGTCTCCTTCAACAGCGGCAGAACGGCGGACGCCGAGGTCGTGGGGACCGACCCGGACAAGGACCTGGCGCTGCTGGAGGTGGCCGGGCAGGACGACCTCCAGCCCGCTCGGCTCGGCGACTCCGGGGCGGTCGGGGTCGGCGACCAGGTCGTCGCCATCGGCTCGCCCGAGGGCCTGTCCGGAACGGTGACCAGCGGCATCGTCTCCGCCAAGGACCGCGAGGTGAAGGTCCCCAAGGAGGACGGCGGACAGCGGGGGCTGCCGGGAGGGAACGGCGGCGGCAGCGGCGGCCAGGAGTGGCCGTTCGAGTTCGACGGCGGCCAGTACAACGGCGGCGTCCAGGGCGAGACGACCACCTACAAGGCCATCCAGACCGACGCGTCCCTCAACCCGGGCAACTCCGGCGGTCCGCTGTTCAACATGGCCGGCCAGGTCATCGGCATCAACTCGGCCATCTTCTCGTCCGGTTCGGGGCAGGGCCAGACCTCCCAGGCCAGTGCCGGCAGCGTCGGTCTGGGCTTCGCCATCCCCGTCGACGACGTCAAGAAGGACCTGGACGCGCTCCGGCAGGGGGGTGCGTGA
- a CDS encoding response regulator transcription factor encodes MRALRDLLGGRDGAKLGAMPSDTPPPPPEPSPPPPPSSGAEPSPSAPASGNAAGKQTVLVVDDEPAVRDALRRSLSFEGYATRLAADGAEALEKVAEHQPDLVVLDVLMPRMDGLTAARRLRAAGQRVPVLMLTARDTVGDRVTGLDAGADDYLVKPFELDELLARVRALLRRSSYARAQAQAEAAEEPETLAFADLRMDLLTREVTRGGRPVELTRTEYTLLEMFLAHPRQVLTREQILKAVWGFDFEPSSNSLDVYVMYLRRKTEAGGEPRLVHTVRGVGYVLRDDT; translated from the coding sequence GTGAGGGCGCTGCGTGACCTGCTGGGCGGCCGGGACGGTGCCAAGCTGGGAGCCATGCCCTCCGACACCCCGCCCCCGCCGCCCGAGCCGTCCCCGCCGCCTCCACCCTCCTCGGGGGCGGAGCCCTCTCCGTCGGCCCCCGCGTCCGGCAACGCCGCCGGGAAGCAGACCGTCCTCGTCGTCGACGACGAGCCCGCGGTGCGGGACGCGCTCCGCCGCAGCCTGAGCTTCGAGGGGTACGCGACCCGGCTCGCCGCCGACGGGGCCGAGGCCCTGGAGAAGGTGGCCGAGCACCAGCCGGACCTCGTCGTCCTCGATGTGCTGATGCCCCGCATGGACGGGCTCACCGCCGCGCGCCGGCTGCGGGCCGCGGGGCAGCGGGTGCCGGTGCTGATGCTGACCGCGCGCGACACCGTCGGCGACCGGGTCACCGGGCTGGACGCGGGCGCCGACGACTACCTCGTCAAACCCTTCGAACTGGACGAACTCCTCGCCCGCGTCCGGGCGCTGCTGCGGCGCAGCTCCTACGCGCGCGCCCAGGCGCAGGCGGAGGCCGCGGAGGAGCCCGAGACGCTGGCCTTCGCCGATCTGCGGATGGACCTGCTCACCCGCGAGGTGACCCGGGGCGGGCGGCCGGTGGAGCTGACCCGCACCGAGTACACGCTGCTGGAGATGTTCCTCGCCCACCCGCGGCAGGTGCTCACCCGGGAGCAGATCCTCAAGGCCGTCTGGGGCTTCGACTTCGAGCCCTCGTCCAACTCGCTGGACGTGTACGTGATGTATCTGCGGCGCAAGACCGAGGCGGGCGGCGAACCCCGGCTGGTGCACACGGTGCGCGGCGTGGGCTATGTGCTGCGGGACGACACGTGA